Proteins encoded in a region of the Stieleria neptunia genome:
- a CDS encoding rhodanese-like domain-containing protein — translation MKPRKQMIRNGWLGLVALAFCGLASPAAPAQFGGFFGGPKIETISTDQLQALLKKQQQAVASAKASGGEAPPANFVLVDVRSDAEVNVSIIPGAITKKQYEANRQDYQGRTVIPYCTVGGRSGAYAKQLVAKGVTVKNYKGSILKWIDAELPLVTLDGKPTNRVHTYSDRYKIPSKYEQVTQ, via the coding sequence ATGAAACCGAGGAAACAGATGATTCGAAACGGTTGGCTTGGACTTGTGGCACTGGCGTTTTGTGGCTTGGCATCCCCCGCCGCCCCGGCTCAGTTCGGCGGATTCTTTGGCGGTCCCAAGATCGAAACGATCAGCACCGATCAATTGCAGGCGTTGCTGAAAAAGCAGCAGCAAGCCGTCGCCAGCGCGAAAGCCTCCGGCGGCGAGGCACCACCAGCGAATTTTGTCTTGGTGGACGTCCGTTCGGACGCCGAAGTCAACGTGTCGATCATTCCCGGAGCGATCACCAAGAAGCAGTACGAAGCCAACCGCCAGGACTATCAAGGCCGCACGGTGATTCCCTATTGCACCGTCGGCGGCCGCAGTGGTGCCTACGCCAAGCAACTCGTCGCCAAGGGTGTCACCGTCAAAAACTACAAGGGCAGCATCTTGAAATGGATCGACGCCGAACTGCCGTTGGTCACGCTCGATGGAAAGCCGACCAACCGCGTGCACACCTACAGCGATCGCTATAAGATTCCTTCGAAGTACGAACAGGTCACCCAGTGA
- a CDS encoding FAD-dependent oxidoreductase, with the protein MNPAPANGPLKNIVLLGIGHTNAHLVKQWISEPIAGCRLICISKFPTATYSGMLPGTLGQQFSDDEMRIDLAALAHHAGADLVIADTQGIDLDAGQLHFCDHDPISFDVLSIGVGSMPAGWEQHSHSKLLVPIKPMQTFLQRLESHLRDQAVNQSPDERDPIRVAVVGGGVASVEIAFCLQQQWQKRRNEREIAIEIFTSSRHVADGMPMRSVRSIEKLLGQRGITVHRGQRVDALTDTTLHTDDGRSHRSDCVIWATGAAAPAVLGRLGLQTDERGFIATSKTLQSLSDERIFAVGDSGTVIESPSPKAGVYAVRQCPVLWHNVNALLNQDALHRFEPQRDFLKLLNTGDGKAMLQYGWFTAHARWCWRLKTWIDKRFVREYQFHSDFHGRSNTQTTDDLSEEPLSCR; encoded by the coding sequence GTGAACCCCGCACCGGCCAACGGCCCGCTGAAAAACATCGTCCTGCTGGGCATCGGCCACACCAATGCCCACCTGGTCAAGCAGTGGATCAGCGAACCGATCGCCGGTTGTCGATTGATTTGTATCAGCAAGTTCCCCACGGCGACTTACTCGGGGATGCTGCCCGGCACGTTGGGGCAGCAATTCAGCGACGACGAGATGCGAATCGACTTGGCGGCCTTGGCCCATCACGCCGGTGCGGACTTGGTCATCGCCGATACCCAGGGCATCGATTTGGATGCCGGACAGCTTCACTTTTGCGATCACGATCCGATCTCGTTTGATGTCCTGTCGATCGGAGTCGGGTCGATGCCCGCCGGTTGGGAGCAGCATTCCCATTCGAAGTTGTTGGTCCCGATCAAGCCGATGCAAACGTTTCTGCAGCGACTGGAGTCGCACTTGCGAGACCAGGCGGTGAACCAATCGCCAGACGAACGCGATCCGATCCGGGTCGCCGTGGTCGGCGGCGGAGTCGCCAGCGTCGAAATCGCATTCTGTTTGCAGCAGCAGTGGCAAAAGCGCCGCAACGAGCGTGAGATTGCGATTGAGATCTTCACCAGCAGTCGGCATGTGGCCGACGGGATGCCGATGCGGAGCGTGCGTTCCATCGAGAAACTGCTGGGGCAACGCGGGATCACCGTCCATCGTGGCCAGCGCGTCGACGCGTTGACCGACACGACGCTCCACACCGACGACGGGCGAAGTCATCGATCGGATTGCGTCATTTGGGCGACCGGGGCCGCGGCGCCTGCGGTGCTCGGCCGCCTCGGGCTTCAAACGGACGAGCGTGGATTCATCGCGACCTCCAAGACCTTGCAATCGCTTTCGGACGAGCGGATCTTTGCGGTCGGCGATTCGGGAACGGTGATCGAATCGCCGTCTCCCAAAGCGGGCGTGTATGCCGTCCGGCAATGTCCGGTTTTGTGGCACAACGTCAACGCGTTGCTGAACCAGGACGCGCTGCATCGATTCGAGCCACAGCGTGACTTTCTAAAGCTGCTCAATACCGGTGATGGGAAAGCCATGCTGCAATACGGCTGGTTCACCGCGCACGCGCGCTGGTGCTGGCGACTGAAGACGTGGATCGACAAACGCTTTGTCCGCGAGTACCAGTTCCATTCCGATTTTCATGGCAGATCAAACACACAAACCACGGACGATCTTTCAGAGGAGCCCCTGTCGTGCAGATAA
- a CDS encoding efflux RND transporter periplasmic adaptor subunit: MQIKLRKWFTAFGRIGMIGGGLLLLVAIIAWLSGMFEDKVQPGWTGRGIPKHTDQPTDIVHEIEKPYIEEAIGTLKASSRTVVSSKLLATIAEIRVTAGDQVQQGQELIRLDSKEYEARLDQAKRALEATTANREQAEKAFQRARTLQQQNALSGSEFDLAQRDLQVATANELQAIKAIQEAEALLSYTVINAAKNGRIVDRAAEPGDIARPGEPILTLYDATSLRLEAPVMEHLAVKLNVGDRLGVYVDALDREFDATIDEIVPQADAPSRSFLVKASLPKSDELYEGMFGRLRISAGERRHLCLNTDALIQVGQLDFVDVVLPDGNIERRLVKIGQLGMPGRQEVLSGIEAGERVVLQAGAADAGGTDR, encoded by the coding sequence GTGCAGATAAAATTGCGTAAATGGTTCACCGCCTTCGGTCGAATCGGCATGATCGGCGGCGGCTTGTTGCTGTTGGTGGCGATCATCGCTTGGCTTTCCGGCATGTTCGAAGACAAGGTCCAGCCGGGCTGGACGGGCCGCGGCATCCCCAAGCACACCGACCAGCCCACCGACATCGTGCATGAGATCGAAAAGCCGTACATCGAAGAGGCGATCGGGACGCTCAAGGCGTCCAGCCGCACCGTCGTCTCGTCCAAGCTGCTGGCGACGATCGCCGAGATCCGCGTCACGGCGGGCGATCAGGTCCAGCAGGGGCAGGAGCTGATCCGTCTGGACAGCAAGGAATACGAAGCCCGGCTCGACCAGGCCAAACGGGCACTCGAAGCCACCACGGCCAATCGCGAGCAAGCCGAAAAAGCGTTCCAGCGCGCGAGGACCCTGCAACAACAAAACGCGTTGTCGGGATCCGAATTCGATCTCGCCCAACGTGATCTGCAGGTGGCCACCGCGAATGAATTGCAAGCCATCAAAGCGATCCAGGAAGCCGAGGCGTTGCTTTCTTACACGGTCATCAACGCCGCCAAAAACGGGCGCATCGTGGACCGCGCGGCCGAACCCGGTGACATCGCCCGCCCCGGCGAGCCGATTCTGACGCTCTACGATGCGACCTCGCTGCGGCTGGAAGCGCCGGTGATGGAGCACCTGGCCGTGAAGCTCAACGTCGGCGATCGCTTGGGCGTCTATGTCGACGCACTCGATCGCGAATTCGACGCCACGATCGACGAAATCGTTCCCCAAGCCGACGCGCCCAGTCGGTCCTTTCTGGTCAAAGCCAGTCTGCCCAAATCCGATGAGCTTTACGAGGGCATGTTCGGACGCCTGCGCATTTCCGCGGGCGAGCGCAGGCATTTGTGTTTGAACACCGACGCCTTGATCCAGGTCGGACAACTCGATTTTGTCGACGTCGTGCTCCCGGACGGAAACATCGAACGCCGACTGGTCAAGATCGGGCAACTCGGCATGCCCGGGCGTCAGGAAGTGCTCAGCGGGATCGAAGCCGGCGAGCGGGTGGTGTTGCAAGCCGGCGCTGCGGACGCAGGAGGCACCGACCGATGA
- a CDS encoding efflux RND transporter permease subunit, whose protein sequence is MTNGDDANAPDTPLMTRIVEVFLRGDVAFLLIAVSLLLGAAALFLTPREEEPQIVVPMADVFASAPGLSAEEVERQVTDRLEKLLYQIDGVEFVYSTSQPGQCVVTVRFYVGEDREDSLVKIYNKINSSTDKIPPVVQSWVVKPIEVDDVPIVIASLWSDQTQRYGDHELRRIAEEVQRELQSIPNTNRVEVVGGRPRRIYVNLDAQRLAAHKTSPLQVARALQVSNVTARNGSFEQQNTQFNVETGTFIRNVAELEEIVVNVAGGRPVYLKNVATVVDGPAEADSYSWIGFGAADETYGDRTELYPAVHISVAKRKGSNAVRVAGAVEAKLEALEASHLPTGTHFRVTRDYGETANEKVNELIEGLVVAVLTVVGLIGLTMGWRPALVIALAIPVCYSLTLFVNLMVGYSINRVTMFALILALGLLVDDPITDVENIARYFTMKIFPPRKSVLRAVQEVRPALILSTLAIIVSFLPLAFITGMMGPYMAPMALNVPLTVTVSTIVAFVITPWLAMVSLKQLNQSGDPDDAYDLTTRPLYRLSRFVLAPILSRALYAWGVLLGIALLFVLALIPPVFRWVPVKMLPYDNKNEFQVVIDMPEGTTLERTDVVARRIGRFLGGLAEVSDYELFVGTASPMDFNGLVRHYFLRQGPHVADIRVNLLAKEQRVQQSHEILLRIRDEVTELAESMGANIKLVEVPPGPPVLSTITAEVYGPPHGTYAQQIDVARNVMGRLTQEPGVVDLDVSAEDDQIRFVFETDKPKAALSGISTEAIAQTVATALSGNQATVLHLPQEVEPLWIELKLPRASRSALDDLEEIYVQGEAGQIVQLGALGRFRETLEDKSIYHKNLRRVVYVYAEVAGRPPADAIMDVEWDRRPVSADDAAATDAEPAQPRPIGRRSWMSLGGGVPWSVPDGYQVQWAGEGEWDITLDVFRDLGLAFGAALVGIFVVLMFQTGSRTLPLLIMSAIPLSMIGIMPGFWGLNLIMNQPVGGHPNPVFITATAMIGMIALAGIVVRNSVVLIDFIHLAQAEGFALEESIIRSVAVRTRPILLTAGTTLLANWVITLDPVFSGLAWAIIFGILTSTFFTLIVIPAAYWLIYRGETPSASTTAEEL, encoded by the coding sequence ATGACAAATGGTGACGATGCAAACGCCCCCGACACACCGTTGATGACTCGGATCGTCGAAGTCTTTTTACGCGGTGATGTCGCGTTCCTGTTGATCGCGGTCTCTCTGCTACTGGGCGCGGCCGCTTTGTTTTTGACACCCCGCGAGGAGGAACCGCAAATCGTCGTGCCGATGGCCGACGTGTTTGCGTCCGCTCCGGGCTTGTCGGCCGAAGAAGTGGAACGCCAGGTGACCGATCGGCTGGAAAAGCTGTTGTACCAAATCGACGGCGTCGAATTCGTCTACTCCACATCCCAGCCGGGACAGTGCGTCGTCACGGTGCGGTTCTACGTCGGCGAAGATCGCGAAGACTCGTTGGTCAAGATCTACAACAAAATCAACTCGTCGACCGACAAGATCCCGCCCGTCGTGCAGTCCTGGGTGGTCAAACCGATCGAAGTCGATGACGTGCCGATCGTGATCGCGTCCCTCTGGTCGGATCAGACCCAGCGTTATGGGGATCACGAGCTGCGTCGAATCGCCGAAGAAGTCCAACGCGAATTGCAGTCGATCCCCAACACGAACCGCGTCGAAGTGGTCGGCGGACGGCCCCGCCGCATCTATGTCAACTTGGATGCCCAACGGTTGGCCGCCCACAAGACGTCGCCGCTGCAGGTCGCCCGGGCGCTGCAGGTCAGCAACGTCACGGCGCGCAATGGCAGCTTTGAACAGCAGAACACGCAGTTCAATGTCGAAACCGGAACCTTCATCCGCAACGTCGCGGAGTTGGAAGAGATCGTCGTCAACGTGGCCGGCGGACGACCGGTCTATCTGAAGAACGTCGCCACGGTCGTCGATGGGCCGGCCGAAGCGGACAGTTATAGCTGGATCGGGTTCGGCGCGGCGGACGAAACGTACGGGGATCGTACCGAACTGTATCCCGCCGTGCACATTTCGGTCGCCAAACGCAAGGGTTCCAATGCCGTCCGAGTGGCCGGCGCGGTCGAAGCCAAACTCGAGGCACTCGAAGCGTCGCACTTGCCCACCGGAACACATTTCCGCGTCACGCGTGATTATGGCGAAACCGCCAACGAAAAAGTCAATGAACTGATCGAAGGGCTGGTGGTGGCCGTGCTGACCGTGGTCGGCTTGATCGGTTTGACGATGGGGTGGCGTCCGGCGCTGGTGATCGCGCTGGCGATCCCGGTTTGCTACAGCCTGACCCTGTTCGTCAATCTGATGGTCGGCTATTCGATCAACCGCGTCACCATGTTCGCCTTGATCTTGGCGTTGGGGTTGTTGGTCGACGACCCGATCACCGACGTGGAGAACATTGCCCGCTACTTCACGATGAAGATCTTTCCGCCCCGCAAGTCGGTCCTGCGTGCGGTTCAAGAGGTTCGCCCGGCGTTGATCTTGTCGACGCTGGCCATCATCGTCAGCTTTCTACCCCTGGCATTCATCACCGGCATGATGGGGCCGTACATGGCGCCGATGGCGCTCAACGTTCCGCTGACGGTCACCGTGTCGACGATCGTCGCGTTTGTGATCACGCCCTGGTTGGCGATGGTTTCACTCAAGCAACTCAACCAGTCGGGCGATCCAGACGACGCGTATGATTTGACGACGCGGCCGCTGTATCGCCTGTCCCGTTTCGTGCTCGCGCCGATCCTCTCACGCGCCCTTTACGCCTGGGGCGTTTTGCTGGGCATCGCGTTGCTGTTTGTCCTTGCGCTGATTCCGCCCGTGTTTCGATGGGTGCCCGTCAAGATGCTGCCGTATGACAACAAGAACGAATTCCAAGTCGTCATCGACATGCCCGAAGGGACCACGCTGGAACGGACCGATGTGGTCGCGCGGCGGATCGGTCGATTCCTCGGCGGCTTGGCCGAAGTCAGCGATTATGAACTGTTCGTCGGCACGGCATCGCCGATGGATTTTAACGGGTTGGTCCGTCATTATTTTCTGCGTCAGGGCCCACACGTCGCCGACATCCGAGTGAACCTGTTGGCCAAAGAACAACGGGTTCAACAATCCCACGAGATCCTGCTGCGGATCCGGGATGAAGTCACCGAGTTGGCTGAATCGATGGGGGCGAACATCAAACTGGTGGAAGTTCCGCCGGGACCACCGGTGTTGTCCACGATCACGGCCGAGGTCTACGGGCCGCCCCACGGAACCTACGCTCAACAGATCGACGTCGCACGCAACGTGATGGGCCGGTTGACACAGGAACCGGGCGTGGTCGACCTGGATGTCAGTGCCGAAGACGATCAAATCCGTTTCGTGTTCGAAACCGATAAACCGAAAGCGGCCTTGTCGGGGATCTCCACCGAAGCGATCGCCCAGACCGTGGCAACCGCGCTCAGTGGCAACCAGGCGACGGTCTTGCATCTGCCCCAGGAAGTGGAACCGCTGTGGATCGAACTGAAACTGCCCCGGGCGAGCCGATCGGCGCTGGATGATCTGGAAGAGATCTATGTCCAGGGCGAGGCGGGACAAATCGTCCAACTCGGTGCGCTCGGACGGTTTCGAGAAACGCTCGAAGACAAGTCGATCTATCACAAGAATCTCCGCCGTGTGGTTTACGTCTATGCGGAAGTTGCGGGCCGACCGCCGGCCGACGCGATCATGGACGTCGAGTGGGATCGACGCCCGGTTTCGGCAGACGATGCCGCGGCGACCGATGCCGAGCCTGCCCAACCACGCCCCATCGGCCGGCGTTCCTGGATGTCGCTCGGCGGTGGCGTCCCCTGGTCCGTTCCCGACGGCTACCAAGTCCAGTGGGCCGGCGAAGGCGAGTGGGACATCACGCTGGATGTGTTTCGCGACCTGGGCTTGGCCTTCGGCGCCGCCTTGGTCGGCATCTTTGTCGTGCTGATGTTTCAAACCGGTTCGCGGACGCTGCCGTTGTTGATCATGTCGGCGATTCCGTTGTCGATGATCGGCATCATGCCCGGTTTTTGGGGACTGAACCTGATCATGAATCAACCCGTCGGCGGCCACCCCAATCCCGTCTTCATCACCGCCACGGCGATGATCGGGATGATCGCGCTGGCCGGGATCGTGGTGCGAAACTCCGTCGTCCTGATCGACTTCATTCACCTGGCACAGGCCGAAGGCTTTGCGTTGGAAGAGTCGATCATCCGCAGCGTCGCCGTCCGCACACGACCGATCCTGTTGACCGCCGGCACCACGCTGTTGGCCAACTGGGTGATCACGCTGGACCCGGTGTTTTCCGGATTGGCCTGGGCCATCATCTTCGGAATCCTGACGTCCACGTTTTTCACCCTGATCGTGATCCCTGCCGCATACTGGCTGATCTATCGCGGCGAAACACCTTCCGCTTCAACCACCGCCGAGGAACTTTGA
- a CDS encoding VWA domain-containing protein, with the protein MAPGFSHAADGNDSGAQARIVSFQADGAAKDSPAYFAASILPSADDALLREVQKPAADVVIVMDTSASQAGEFRRESLAAVNKVVASLRPGDRVQVFAADVAAVAMNDALVAANQPSVNTALESLQRRLPLGNTNMVSVIDAVRGTLLAAPRYHTRSIVYIGDGASIDATGSETRFAALIDALRADHISVHSVAIGPSKNIELMAILANHTGGVLGVVNEAEGNTATAIADRVTESAVRSPIWIDQAELPAAVTIAHGKRVPPLRVDRDSILIGQIAGDLDSVTFVLQGTTPTANIRITTDASVERDNPDFAFLPGLVDGAKKNSGLTLPTASSVMLRETARILTAKSDELVRAGKLALKQGNKKGAKAVAEMALEADPNNEDAKALVKVSGTTLIIQNDSPFDGLFGEDDAQPAAPAADDPFGTPEPAAPAADATDDLFGTPEPAPAAPAPAAPAAPAPAPAAAAPPVATPPPAAPSGGRLPMVPPGRSIVGDDEILERGGDLLDRIEAQRSAANGRLRAEVKAALRAAERALRTDPTGVAGQLKSVLARVQTLPDIDPKLRQDLESQLQSSIQAASSAYARFAAQQANIVAQDEASRATARLLQETFRREATLKTLSQQMNALIDEGRYTEADGDVSLKFAEIAGDSITEDSIAGRHFTDQPLALQTYDRDRRYKEMRERNFVDAFSLVLKSNIPFVDEPPILYPDADVWQALSRRRLERYGSIELVGDNETERKIEASLSDETTQTFIETPLREAIQTISDTHEIPIVIDNRALEEIGLDADAGVNIDLKNVTLRSFLRLMLRDLELTYLIKDEVMQITTVEAAEDNLVTKVYPVGDLVVPIVSLGGGGMGGGMGGGMGGGMGGGMGGGMGGGMGGMGGGMGGGGMGGGMFVVPDNVSLDSKSESAPTATDADVSQDSVAQDSAPAATLSAAEEQLIQPLKVTPKEGQTRGQAWEAFFAGLTLGDVRQITILDQQIRATARQFSLKAAAADERGDRAAAVEYFGQSRDMISEAIRAGHVQPWMYQAYAITLTATGAPQSEVERALLSAVDFAETPADILNVAARLEDLGSAAAALRLCQRVAELDPNRRETYVMGLRLAEQLDDPNAIAWACSGVLAQAWPAEFAPVVDKATLLARSAYAELKEQGMQDEAAKFARTLDQAAAHDVIVRVSWTGDADIDLAIEEPGGTVCSLENRSSASGGTLLGDSYPGQGEDNTGTVSETYICPRGFSGQYRLLVRKVWGEVSTGQVTVEIVTDAKRPSQRFIRKEVPLTEKNALFVFEVKDGKRQEKLGEAQLAHLRDVQRDLNGQLLGQFADPGNDSAQVLRDLYRDTQRLTGGVGANPFFGRNNAVGFQPQITQLPEGASLSTLAIISADRRYVRISPAPFFSQVGDVSTFNFVDGNTGGAGGATGGATGGATGGAAGGLGGGLGN; encoded by the coding sequence ATGGCCCCTGGATTCAGCCACGCCGCCGACGGCAATGACAGCGGCGCCCAGGCCCGCATCGTCAGTTTCCAGGCGGACGGGGCGGCGAAGGACAGCCCGGCCTATTTCGCCGCGTCGATTTTGCCGTCGGCCGATGATGCGTTGTTGCGGGAGGTCCAGAAACCGGCCGCCGACGTCGTCATCGTGATGGACACCTCGGCCAGCCAAGCGGGCGAATTTCGTCGCGAGTCCCTGGCGGCGGTCAACAAGGTCGTCGCCTCCCTGCGGCCCGGTGACCGCGTGCAAGTGTTCGCCGCCGATGTGGCCGCGGTCGCCATGAACGACGCCTTGGTCGCGGCCAACCAGCCGAGCGTGAACACCGCCCTGGAAAGTCTGCAGCGGCGTTTGCCGCTGGGCAACACGAACATGGTGTCGGTGATCGATGCGGTCCGCGGCACGTTGCTGGCCGCTCCCCGCTACCACACCCGATCGATCGTTTACATCGGTGACGGCGCGTCGATCGACGCCACCGGCAGCGAAACACGCTTTGCGGCACTGATCGATGCCTTGCGGGCAGACCATATCTCCGTGCACAGCGTCGCGATCGGTCCTTCCAAGAACATCGAGTTGATGGCCATCTTGGCCAATCACACCGGCGGCGTGCTGGGCGTTGTCAACGAAGCCGAGGGCAACACGGCCACCGCGATCGCCGACCGGGTGACCGAGTCGGCCGTGCGTTCACCGATTTGGATCGATCAGGCGGAATTGCCCGCGGCGGTGACGATCGCTCACGGCAAACGGGTCCCACCATTGCGAGTCGACCGCGATTCGATCTTGATCGGTCAAATCGCCGGCGACCTGGATTCGGTCACGTTTGTGCTGCAAGGCACCACGCCGACCGCCAACATTCGCATCACCACCGACGCGAGCGTCGAACGCGACAACCCCGACTTCGCCTTCCTGCCCGGTTTGGTGGACGGGGCAAAGAAAAATTCAGGGCTCACCTTGCCCACCGCCAGCAGCGTCATGCTCCGCGAAACCGCTCGCATCCTGACCGCCAAGTCGGACGAACTGGTGCGGGCCGGGAAACTGGCACTGAAACAGGGCAACAAGAAAGGCGCCAAAGCGGTCGCCGAGATGGCCTTGGAAGCTGACCCGAACAACGAAGACGCCAAAGCGTTGGTGAAAGTCAGCGGCACGACGCTGATCATCCAAAACGATTCGCCGTTTGATGGTTTGTTCGGCGAAGACGATGCCCAACCGGCGGCTCCGGCGGCCGATGACCCGTTCGGCACTCCCGAACCGGCAGCTCCGGCGGCCGATGCGACCGACGACCTGTTCGGAACCCCCGAGCCGGCTCCGGCTGCACCCGCACCGGCTGCTCCCGCGGCACCGGCACCGGCACCGGCCGCCGCGGCACCTCCGGTTGCCACGCCGCCCCCGGCAGCCCCCAGCGGTGGACGTCTGCCGATGGTCCCGCCGGGACGCAGCATCGTCGGCGACGACGAAATTTTGGAGCGTGGCGGCGATTTGCTGGACCGCATCGAAGCCCAACGCAGTGCCGCCAACGGACGCCTTCGCGCGGAAGTCAAAGCGGCATTGCGGGCGGCCGAACGAGCCCTGCGGACCGACCCGACCGGCGTCGCCGGCCAGCTGAAATCGGTCCTCGCCCGCGTTCAAACGCTGCCGGACATCGATCCCAAACTGCGTCAAGATTTGGAAAGCCAATTGCAATCGTCTATCCAAGCGGCCAGCAGTGCCTATGCACGCTTTGCCGCCCAACAGGCCAACATCGTCGCTCAAGACGAAGCGTCGCGTGCGACCGCACGGTTGTTGCAAGAGACGTTCCGCCGCGAAGCGACCCTGAAGACGCTGTCCCAGCAAATGAACGCCCTGATCGACGAAGGCCGTTACACCGAAGCCGACGGCGACGTGTCGTTGAAATTTGCCGAGATCGCCGGTGACTCGATCACCGAAGATTCCATCGCCGGTCGTCATTTCACCGACCAGCCGCTGGCATTGCAGACCTACGACCGTGACCGTCGCTACAAGGAAATGCGTGAGCGGAACTTCGTCGACGCGTTCTCCCTGGTGCTCAAGAGCAACATCCCGTTCGTCGACGAGCCCCCAATCTTGTACCCCGATGCCGATGTCTGGCAGGCGCTCAGCCGACGTCGCCTGGAACGCTACGGTTCGATCGAATTGGTCGGTGACAACGAAACCGAACGCAAGATCGAAGCGTCGCTGTCCGACGAAACGACGCAAACGTTTATCGAAACCCCGCTCCGCGAAGCCATTCAGACGATCAGCGACACGCACGAAATCCCGATCGTGATCGACAACCGAGCCCTGGAAGAAATCGGTCTCGACGCCGATGCCGGGGTCAACATCGACCTCAAGAACGTCACCCTGCGGTCGTTCCTGCGATTGATGCTGCGTGACCTGGAACTGACGTACCTGATCAAAGACGAGGTGATGCAGATCACCACCGTGGAAGCTGCCGAAGACAACCTGGTGACCAAAGTCTATCCCGTCGGTGACCTCGTCGTGCCGATCGTCTCGCTCGGCGGCGGCGGCATGGGCGGCGGCATGGGCGGCGGCATGGGCGGCGGCATGGGTGGCGGCATGGGCGGCGGCATGGGCGGCGGCATGGGCGGCATGGGCGGCGGCATGGGCGGTGGCGGCATGGGCGGCGGCATGTTTGTCGTGCCCGACAATGTCAGCCTGGATTCCAAATCGGAATCCGCCCCGACCGCGACCGACGCCGATGTTTCCCAGGACAGTGTGGCCCAAGACAGCGCCCCGGCGGCAACGCTTTCCGCTGCCGAAGAGCAGTTGATCCAACCCCTGAAAGTGACTCCCAAAGAAGGTCAAACACGTGGTCAAGCGTGGGAAGCATTCTTTGCCGGATTGACCCTCGGCGATGTGCGCCAAATCACGATTTTGGATCAGCAAATTCGCGCGACCGCCCGCCAGTTCTCGCTCAAGGCCGCAGCGGCCGACGAGCGTGGCGATCGCGCAGCGGCCGTCGAGTACTTTGGTCAATCGCGAGACATGATCAGCGAAGCGATCCGCGCCGGCCATGTTCAACCGTGGATGTACCAAGCCTATGCGATCACGCTGACGGCGACCGGGGCTCCCCAATCGGAAGTCGAGCGGGCGTTGTTGTCCGCGGTCGATTTCGCGGAGACCCCCGCCGATATCTTGAACGTTGCCGCCCGTTTGGAAGACCTGGGCAGCGCGGCTGCTGCCTTGCGACTGTGCCAGCGGGTCGCCGAATTGGACCCGAATCGACGCGAAACCTACGTGATGGGTCTGCGTCTGGCCGAACAGCTTGACGATCCCAACGCCATCGCTTGGGCTTGCAGCGGTGTTCTGGCCCAAGCCTGGCCGGCGGAGTTCGCGCCGGTCGTCGACAAAGCCACCCTGTTGGCCCGCAGCGCCTACGCCGAGCTGAAAGAACAGGGCATGCAAGACGAAGCGGCGAAGTTTGCCAGAACGCTTGATCAGGCTGCCGCACACGATGTCATCGTTCGCGTGTCCTGGACCGGCGATGCCGACATCGATCTGGCGATCGAAGAGCCCGGCGGAACCGTTTGCTCACTGGAAAATCGATCCAGTGCCAGCGGCGGCACGCTGCTCGGTGACTCCTATCCGGGACAGGGCGAAGACAACACGGGAACGGTCTCGGAAACCTACATTTGCCCACGCGGGTTCAGCGGCCAATATCGTCTGCTGGTTCGAAAGGTCTGGGGCGAAGTCTCGACCGGGCAGGTGACGGTCGAAATCGTCACCGATGCCAAACGGCCCAGCCAGCGATTCATCCGCAAAGAGGTCCCGCTGACGGAGAAAAACGCGCTGTTCGTGTTTGAAGTCAAAGACGGAAAACGCCAAGAGAAGCTCGGTGAAGCACAGTTGGCCCACTTGCGAGACGTCCAACGCGATCTCAACGGTCAATTGCTCGGTCAATTTGCCGATCCCGGAAACGACTCGGCCCAAGTGCTGCGTGACCTGTACCGCGACACCCAACGCTTGACCGGTGGCGTCGGGGCGAATCCGTTCTTCGGCCGTAACAACGCCGTCGGGTTCCAGCCCCAAATCACCCAGTTGCCCGAAGGGGCGTCGCTGTCGACGCTGGCGATCATCTCCGCCGATCGACGCTACGTGCGGATTTCACCCGCGCCGTTCTTTTCACAAGTCGGCGACGTGAGCACGTTTAACTTCGTCGATGGCAACACCGGCGGTGCCGGTGGAGCGACCGGCGGGGCGACCGGCGGGGCGACCGGCGGAGCGGCCGGTGGTTTGGGCGGCGGATTGGGCAACTGA
- a CDS encoding YeeE/YedE family protein encodes MQWLMQPWPWWLSGILIGLTVPLLYLLAGKAFGISTSLQEIGALCSPHSKLEYLAKFDRKANLWTIVFALGIAIGAFLATEFLSADPKPFLPASMESVSGAIKLLVGGFLIGFGTRYAGGCTSGHSITGISNLNWPSLLATVCFFAGGLAVTWGLGGLLF; translated from the coding sequence ATGCAATGGCTGATGCAACCCTGGCCCTGGTGGCTCTCGGGAATCTTGATCGGTTTGACGGTTCCGCTGTTGTACCTGCTGGCCGGTAAGGCGTTCGGCATTTCGACCAGTCTGCAGGAGATCGGTGCGCTGTGTTCCCCCCACAGCAAACTGGAGTACCTGGCCAAGTTTGACCGCAAAGCCAATCTGTGGACGATCGTGTTCGCTCTCGGGATCGCGATCGGGGCCTTCCTCGCCACGGAGTTTCTGTCCGCGGATCCGAAACCCTTTCTGCCGGCGTCGATGGAAAGCGTTTCGGGGGCGATCAAGTTACTCGTCGGCGGATTCCTGATCGGGTTCGGAACGCGCTACGCGGGCGGTTGCACGTCGGGCCATTCGATCACCGGCATTTCCAATTTGAATTGGCCCAGCCTGCTGGCGACGGTCTGTTTCTTTGCCGGCGGGTTGGCCGTGACCTGGGGACTCGGCGGGCTGCTGTTTTAA